One window of Vicinamibacterales bacterium genomic DNA carries:
- a CDS encoding CsbD family protein, with protein sequence MNKDELNGKVDQLKGKIKEGVGNATDDDDLRGEGIADQAAGNVEEGFGKARRKVGDALHEVAHKIKD encoded by the coding sequence ATGAACAAAGACGAACTCAACGGTAAAGTTGACCAGCTAAAGGGCAAGATCAAGGAAGGCGTGGGGAACGCTACGGACGACGACGACCTGCGCGGCGAGGGCATCGCCGACCAGGCGGCCGGAAACGTCGAGGAAGGCTTCGGAAAAGCCCGCCGGAAGGTGGGCGACGCGCTGCACGAGGTTGCCCACAAGATCAAGGATTGA
- the rpsL gene encoding 30S ribosomal protein S12 yields the protein MPTISQLVRKGREKVLTKTKSPALQNSPQKRGVCVRVFTQTPKKPNSALRKVARVRLTNGIEVTTYIPGVGHNLQEHSLVLIRGGRVKDLPGVRYHVVRGTLDAVGVQGRKQGRSKYGAKRPKS from the coding sequence GTGCCGACGATCAGCCAGTTGGTGCGCAAGGGACGCGAGAAGGTCCTGACGAAGACGAAGAGCCCCGCGCTGCAGAACAGCCCGCAGAAGCGCGGCGTGTGTGTGCGCGTCTTCACACAGACGCCGAAGAAGCCGAACTCGGCGCTGCGCAAGGTGGCCCGCGTGCGTCTGACCAACGGGATCGAGGTCACGACCTACATCCCCGGCGTCGGCCACAACCTGCAGGAGCACTCGCTCGTGCTGATTCGCGGCGGCCGCGTCAAGGATCTCCCCGGCGTGCGCTACCACGTGGTGCGCGGCACCCTCGACGCCGTCGGCGTGCAGGGTCGCAAGCAGGGGCGTTCGAAGTACGGAGCCAAGAGGCCGAAGTCGTAG
- the rpsG gene encoding 30S ribosomal protein S7, with protein MPRRREIPKRDVPLDPIYSSSLVTKFISTLMSDGKRSTAEKIMYGSMSSIQEKTGDDPLKVFKKAVENVKPALEVKSRRVGGSNYQVPVEVNPNRRLSLSIRWLVGFARDRGDGKTMTEKLANELMDAANLRGGAVKKREDVHRMAEANKAFAHYRW; from the coding sequence ATGCCGAGACGCAGAGAAATCCCGAAGCGCGACGTTCCGTTGGATCCGATCTACAGCAGCTCGCTGGTCACCAAGTTCATCAGCACGCTGATGAGCGACGGCAAGCGGAGCACGGCCGAGAAGATCATGTACGGCAGCATGTCCTCCATCCAGGAGAAGACCGGCGACGATCCGCTCAAGGTCTTCAAGAAGGCGGTCGAGAACGTCAAGCCGGCGCTCGAGGTGAAGTCGCGCCGGGTCGGCGGCAGCAACTACCAGGTGCCGGTGGAGGTCAATCCGAACCGTCGTCTCTCGCTCAGCATCCGCTGGCTGGTCGGGTTCGCGCGCGACCGCGGCGACGGCAAGACGATGACCGAGAAGCTGGCCAACGAGCTGATGGACGCGGCCAATCTGCGCGGCGGCGCGGTGAAGAAGCGCGAAGACGTGCACCGGATGGCCGAGGCGAACAAGGCCTTCGCGCACTACCGCTGGTAG
- the fusA gene encoding elongation factor G: MARETSLAKTRNIGIMAHIDAGKTTTTERILFYTGITYKIGEVHEGTAVMDWMEQEQERGITITSAATTCFWREHRINIIDTPGHVDFTAEVERSLRVLDGAVAVFDAVAGVEPQSETVWRQADKYRVPRICFVNKMDRIGADFKRTFEQIVSKLGGNPVALHLPIGSEDKFLGVVDLIRMKSVTYKDETMGADFIVGDIPADMMEDAKRFREQLIEKVSEADDKILEKYLHGEEVTEDEIKAALRKRVNSSVHTKGDKAEPAFVPVICGSAFKNKGVQLLLDAVVDFLPSPIDVPAIEGFDPDKGPEAIIERPAKDDAPFAALGFKIMTDPFVGQLTFIRVYSGVLTAGTTVYNSTKQKSERIGRLLKMHANKREEIKEVYAGDIAAAVGLKSVSTGDTICDEKKPIVLEAMDFPKPVISLAIEPKTKADQEKLGAGLQKLRAEDPTFHVQTDMQTGQVIIAGMGELHLEIIVDRLKREFSVEATVGKPQVAYKETLTRPADGEMKYAKQTGGRGQYGHVKIHLFPGEPGTGYIFENETTQGSIPKEFIKPIEEGIREALTRGVLAGYPVDDVRIELYDGSSHDVDSSEMAFKIAGSMAFQDAAKKAKPVLLEPVMRVEVVVPKEHMGDVMGNLSSRRGQIQSQEDRGGTQIINARVPLSEMFGYATDLRSRTQGRATYSMHFDRYEQAPNNVSEEVVARVQGKT; encoded by the coding sequence ATGGCCCGGGAAACCTCGCTCGCCAAAACGCGCAACATCGGCATCATGGCCCACATCGATGCCGGCAAGACCACCACGACCGAACGCATCCTCTTCTACACGGGCATCACCTACAAGATCGGTGAGGTCCACGAGGGGACGGCGGTCATGGACTGGATGGAGCAGGAACAGGAGCGCGGCATCACGATCACGTCGGCGGCGACGACCTGCTTCTGGCGTGAGCACCGCATCAACATCATCGATACGCCCGGCCACGTCGACTTCACCGCCGAAGTGGAGCGTTCGCTGCGCGTGCTCGACGGCGCCGTCGCCGTGTTCGACGCGGTCGCCGGTGTCGAGCCGCAGTCCGAGACCGTCTGGCGCCAGGCCGACAAGTACCGCGTCCCGCGCATCTGCTTCGTCAACAAGATGGATCGCATCGGCGCGGACTTCAAGCGGACGTTCGAGCAGATCGTCAGCAAGCTCGGTGGCAACCCCGTCGCCCTCCACCTGCCGATCGGCAGCGAGGACAAGTTCCTGGGCGTGGTCGACCTCATTCGCATGAAGTCGGTCACCTACAAGGACGAGACGATGGGCGCCGACTTCATCGTCGGCGACATTCCCGCCGACATGATGGAAGACGCCAAGCGCTTCCGCGAGCAGCTCATCGAAAAGGTCAGCGAGGCGGACGACAAGATCCTCGAGAAGTATCTCCATGGCGAAGAGGTGACCGAGGACGAGATCAAGGCCGCGCTGCGCAAGCGCGTCAACTCGTCGGTGCACACCAAGGGCGACAAGGCGGAGCCAGCCTTCGTCCCGGTGATTTGCGGCTCGGCGTTCAAGAACAAGGGCGTGCAGCTGCTGCTCGACGCGGTCGTCGACTTCCTGCCGTCGCCGATCGACGTGCCCGCGATCGAGGGCTTCGACCCCGACAAAGGCCCCGAGGCGATCATCGAGCGCCCGGCGAAGGACGACGCGCCGTTTGCGGCGCTCGGGTTCAAGATCATGACCGACCCGTTCGTCGGCCAGCTGACCTTCATCCGCGTCTATTCGGGCGTACTCACCGCCGGCACGACGGTCTACAACTCGACCAAGCAGAAGAGCGAGCGCATCGGGCGGCTCCTGAAGATGCACGCCAACAAGCGCGAGGAAATCAAGGAAGTCTACGCCGGCGACATCGCGGCGGCGGTCGGGCTGAAGAGTGTGTCGACGGGCGACACGATCTGCGACGAGAAGAAGCCGATCGTGCTCGAGGCGATGGACTTCCCGAAGCCGGTCATCTCGCTGGCGATTGAACCCAAGACCAAGGCCGACCAGGAAAAGCTCGGCGCCGGGCTGCAGAAGCTGCGGGCCGAAGATCCGACCTTCCACGTCCAGACCGACATGCAGACCGGCCAGGTGATCATCGCCGGCATGGGCGAGCTGCACCTCGAGATCATCGTCGACCGGCTGAAGCGGGAGTTCAGCGTCGAGGCGACGGTTGGCAAGCCGCAGGTGGCCTACAAGGAAACGCTGACCCGTCCGGCCGACGGCGAGATGAAGTACGCCAAGCAGACCGGCGGCCGCGGCCAGTACGGCCACGTGAAGATTCATCTCTTCCCGGGCGAGCCGGGCACCGGCTACATCTTCGAGAACGAGACCACGCAGGGCTCGATTCCGAAGGAGTTCATCAAGCCGATCGAGGAAGGGATCCGGGAAGCGCTCACGCGCGGCGTGCTCGCCGGCTATCCGGTGGACGACGTCCGGATCGAGCTGTACGACGGCTCGTCCCACGACGTCGACTCGTCGGAAATGGCGTTCAAGATCGCCGGCTCGATGGCGTTCCAGGACGCCGCCAAGAAAGCGAAGCCGGTGCTGCTCGAGCCCGTCATGCGCGTCGAGGTCGTCGTGCCGAAGGAGCACATGGGCGACGTGATGGGCAACCTGTCGAGCCGCCGCGGGCAAATCCAGTCGCAGGAAGATCGCGGCGGCACCCAGATCATCAACGCGCGCGTGCCACTGTCGGAAATGTTCGGGTATGCGACGGACCTCCGTTCGCGCACGCAGGGCCGCGCGACGTATTCGATGCACTTCGATCGCTACGAGCAGGCGCCCAACAACGTGAGCGAGGAAGTCGTGGCGCGGGTACAGGGGAAGACCTAG
- the rpsJ gene encoding 30S ribosomal protein S10, which produces MASPFSDKIRIRLKAYDNRVLDQSTTEIVDTARRTGARLAGPIPLPTEKNKWTVLRSPHVDKKSREQFELRTHKRLIDIFEPTPQTVDALMKLDLPAGVDVEIKAFGKEHK; this is translated from the coding sequence ATGGCATCACCCTTTAGCGACAAGATTCGCATCCGCCTCAAGGCCTACGACAACCGGGTGCTGGATCAGTCGACGACGGAGATCGTGGATACGGCGCGGCGCACCGGCGCCCGGCTGGCCGGCCCGATTCCACTGCCGACCGAGAAGAACAAGTGGACCGTGCTGCGGTCGCCGCACGTCGACAAGAAGTCGCGCGAGCAGTTCGAGCTGCGCACCCACAAGCGTCTGATTGACATCTTCGAACCGACGCCGCAGACGGTCGACGCGCTGATGAAGCTCGACCTGCCGGCCGGTGTCGATGTCGAGATCAAGGCGTTCGGCAAGGAACACAAATAG
- the rplC gene encoding 50S ribosomal protein L3, whose translation MVNGIIGRKVGMTQVFAPDGTVTPATVIKAGPCVVLQSKNAQSDGYEAVQLALVEEKPAKVNKAIAGHYKKAGNVPPSRVRREFTQVAGGEAAALKAGDQVLVGGVFKDGERVDVIGLSRGHGFQGVVKRHNFRGGAATHGSMFHRAPGSIGASSFPSRVVKGMRAAGRMGGDRVTVRNLKVVRIDGEQNLMLVRGAVPGVEGSYVMVRKAVAAKKEVVPQVEKAAKVAVAKKPKK comes from the coding sequence ATGGTCAACGGAATCATCGGCCGCAAAGTTGGGATGACCCAGGTGTTCGCGCCGGACGGCACGGTCACGCCCGCCACCGTGATCAAGGCGGGTCCGTGCGTCGTCCTGCAGTCGAAGAACGCCCAGAGCGACGGCTACGAGGCAGTCCAGCTCGCCCTGGTCGAGGAGAAGCCGGCCAAGGTCAACAAGGCGATCGCCGGCCATTACAAGAAGGCGGGCAACGTGCCGCCGAGCCGGGTCCGCCGCGAATTCACGCAGGTGGCGGGCGGTGAGGCGGCGGCGCTCAAGGCCGGCGACCAGGTGCTGGTCGGCGGCGTGTTCAAGGACGGCGAGCGGGTCGACGTCATCGGCCTCAGCCGCGGGCACGGCTTCCAGGGTGTCGTCAAGCGCCACAACTTCCGCGGCGGCGCGGCGACGCACGGCTCGATGTTCCATCGCGCGCCCGGTTCGATCGGCGCGTCGTCCTTCCCCTCGCGCGTCGTCAAGGGGATGCGCGCCGCGGGCCGGATGGGCGGCGACCGCGTCACCGTGCGCAACCTGAAGGTCGTGCGCATCGACGGCGAGCAGAATCTGATGCTGGTGCGCGGCGCGGTGCCGGGAGTCGAGGGCAGCTACGTCATGGTGCGCAAAGCGGTGGCCGCGAAGAAGGAAGTCGTGCCGCAGGTGGAGAAGGCGGCCAAGGTCGCGGTCGCGAAGAAGCCGAAGAAGTAA
- the rplD gene encoding 50S ribosomal protein L4 yields the protein MKIDVVNSNKETVGSLELNDAVFGGRVKSDLIWEAVVQENAAERRGTHATKNRALVSGSGKKPWRQKGTGRARVGEIRNPLWRKGGTVFGPQPRSYEYQLPRKVKSGALRAALAAKLADGTLTVVDALGLGGADTAPRSLKTKQTAAMFKTLGASGKTLVIDVNHADGLLLSARNIAGVRLVATGRLTARDVMDTDWVIVTRDALQRLETSLG from the coding sequence ATGAAGATAGACGTGGTCAACAGCAACAAGGAGACGGTCGGCAGCCTCGAGCTGAACGACGCGGTATTCGGCGGCCGGGTGAAGTCCGATCTCATCTGGGAAGCCGTCGTGCAGGAGAACGCGGCGGAGCGCCGCGGCACCCACGCGACGAAGAACCGCGCCCTGGTCAGCGGCTCCGGCAAGAAGCCGTGGCGCCAGAAGGGCACCGGCCGCGCGCGGGTGGGCGAGATCCGCAACCCGCTGTGGCGCAAGGGGGGCACCGTGTTCGGGCCGCAGCCGCGCAGCTACGAGTATCAGCTGCCGCGCAAGGTGAAGTCGGGGGCGCTGCGCGCGGCGCTCGCCGCCAAGCTCGCCGACGGCACGCTGACGGTGGTCGACGCGCTCGGCCTCGGCGGCGCCGACACCGCGCCACGGTCCCTGAAGACCAAGCAGACGGCGGCGATGTTCAAGACGCTCGGCGCGTCGGGCAAGACGCTGGTGATCGACGTCAATCACGCCGACGGCCTGCTGCTCTCGGCGCGCAACATCGCCGGCGTGCGGCTGGTGGCGACCGGCCGGCTGACGGCGCGCGACGTGATGGACACCGACTGGGTGATCGTGACGCGCGACGCCCTGCAGCGGCTGGAGACGTCGCTCGGCTGA
- a CDS encoding 50S ribosomal protein L23 codes for MKQTDVIRRPLITEKTTLLREGGRTLVFEVAPGATKVDIKRAVEKLLGSKVEAVRTAIAHGKVKRQGRFSGQRSDWKKAYVKLREGEKIPEFLEGA; via the coding sequence ATGAAGCAGACAGACGTCATCCGCCGCCCGCTCATCACCGAGAAGACCACGCTGCTCCGCGAAGGCGGACGCACGCTGGTGTTCGAGGTGGCGCCCGGCGCGACGAAGGTGGACATCAAGCGCGCGGTCGAGAAGCTGCTCGGCTCGAAGGTGGAAGCCGTGCGGACCGCGATTGCGCACGGCAAGGTGAAGCGCCAGGGACGCTTCTCCGGTCAGCGGTCCGACTGGAAGAAGGCCTACGTGAAGCTGCGCGAGGGCGAGAAGATTCCTGAGTTCCTGGAGGGCGCGTAG
- the rplB gene encoding 50S ribosomal protein L2, producing MPIRKYNPTSPGRRFQTVQTFDEITATEPHKPLVEPLKRTGGRNNHGELTSWWRGGGHKRSYRVIDFRRDKRDIPATVSTVEYDPNRSARIALLTYADGEKRYILHPVGLAVGTTIIAGDSVDILPGNALPLKNIPLGTLIHNVELRPGRGGQIARSAGSGVQLVAKEGDYASVKMPSGETRKINVECYATVGQVGNLDHENVSIGKAGRSRWLGIRPHVRGVAMNPVDHPLGGGEGKTSGGRHPVTPWGIPTKGYKTRNAKRTDRFIVQRRQK from the coding sequence ATGCCGATTAGAAAATACAACCCGACGTCGCCGGGACGCCGTTTCCAGACCGTCCAGACGTTCGACGAGATCACGGCGACCGAGCCGCACAAGCCGCTGGTCGAGCCGCTCAAGCGCACCGGCGGCCGCAACAATCACGGCGAGTTGACGTCGTGGTGGCGCGGCGGCGGCCACAAGCGCAGCTATCGGGTGATCGACTTCCGCCGCGACAAGCGCGACATCCCGGCGACGGTGTCGACGGTCGAGTACGACCCGAACCGGTCGGCGCGGATCGCGCTGCTCACCTACGCGGATGGCGAGAAGCGCTACATCCTGCACCCGGTGGGGCTCGCGGTCGGGACGACGATCATCGCCGGCGACAGCGTCGACATCCTGCCGGGGAACGCGCTGCCGCTGAAGAACATTCCGCTCGGCACGCTGATCCACAACGTCGAGCTGCGGCCGGGGCGCGGCGGCCAGATCGCGCGCAGCGCCGGATCGGGCGTGCAGCTGGTGGCCAAGGAAGGGGACTACGCCTCGGTGAAGATGCCGTCGGGCGAGACCCGCAAGATCAACGTCGAGTGCTACGCGACGGTCGGCCAGGTCGGCAATCTCGATCACGAGAACGTGTCGATCGGCAAGGCCGGCCGCAGCCGGTGGCTCGGCATCCGCCCGCATGTCCGCGGTGTCGCGATGAATCCGGTCGACCATCCGCTCGGCGGCGGTGAAGGCAAGACGTCGGGAGGCCGCCACCCGGTGACGCCGTGGGGTATCCCGACCAAGGGATACAAGACCCGCAACGCGAAGCGGACCGATCGGTTCATCGTGCAGCGGAGACAGAAGTAG
- the rpsS gene encoding 30S ribosomal protein S19: MGRSLKKGPFVDVPLLEKIEVMNRGGEKKVIKTWSRRSTVIPEMVGHTLAVHNGRKFIPVYITENMVGHKLGEFAPTRLFKGHTTKADKAAAVAAPAPAGAGKAGA, translated from the coding sequence ATGGGTAGATCACTCAAGAAGGGTCCTTTCGTCGACGTCCCGCTCCTCGAGAAGATCGAGGTGATGAATCGCGGCGGCGAGAAGAAGGTGATCAAGACCTGGTCGCGTCGCTCGACGGTCATCCCCGAGATGGTCGGGCACACGCTGGCGGTGCACAACGGGAGGAAGTTCATCCCGGTGTACATCACCGAGAACATGGTCGGGCACAAGCTCGGCGAGTTCGCGCCGACGCGGCTGTTCAAGGGACACACGACGAAGGCCGACAAGGCGGCGGCGGTGGCGGCCCCGGCGCCGGCCGGCGCCGGAAAGGCGGGCGCGTAA
- the rpsC gene encoding 30S ribosomal protein S3, which produces MGQKVHPHGFRLGFNKTWRSRWYADKDYAKLLHEDLKLRDSLKERFAHAGVSKIEIERAANKLKIDIYTSRPGIIIGRKGTEVDKLKQEIQKRTNREVFINIQEIQKPELDAQLIGESVAMQLEKRVAFRRAMRKAVESALRFGARGIKVRVSGRLNGAEIARSEWYLHGQLPLQTLRADIDYGFAQAFTTYGAIGVKVWLYKGERLAPRIGREEDYRTPRRAGGGARG; this is translated from the coding sequence ATGGGTCAGAAAGTCCATCCGCACGGCTTCAGACTCGGGTTCAACAAGACCTGGCGCTCGCGCTGGTACGCCGACAAGGACTACGCGAAGCTGCTGCATGAAGATCTCAAGCTGCGCGACAGCCTGAAGGAGCGCTTCGCGCACGCCGGCGTCAGCAAGATCGAGATCGAGCGCGCGGCCAACAAGCTGAAGATCGACATCTATACCTCGCGTCCGGGCATCATCATCGGCCGCAAGGGGACGGAGGTCGACAAGCTGAAGCAGGAGATCCAGAAGCGGACCAACCGCGAGGTGTTCATCAACATCCAGGAGATCCAGAAGCCCGAGCTCGACGCCCAGCTCATCGGCGAATCGGTGGCGATGCAGCTCGAGAAGCGCGTCGCGTTCCGCCGCGCGATGCGCAAGGCGGTGGAATCGGCGCTGCGCTTCGGCGCGCGCGGCATCAAGGTGCGCGTGTCGGGACGCCTGAACGGCGCCGAAATCGCCCGCTCGGAGTGGTATCTGCACGGCCAGCTGCCGCTGCAGACGCTGCGCGCCGACATCGACTACGGCTTCGCGCAGGCCTTCACCACCTACGGCGCGATCGGCGTCAAGGTGTGGCTGTACAAGGGCGAGCGACTCGCTCCCCGCATTGGTCGCGAGGAAGACTATCGGACGCCTCGCCGGGCCGGCGGAGGAGCTCGCGGCTAG
- the rplP gene encoding 50S ribosomal protein L16: MLMPKKVKYRKQQRGRMAGKAWRGSDVSFGNYGLKALEPCWLTDRQIEAARVAMTRFIKRGGKIWVRVFPDKPITKKPQETRMGKGKGAPEQWVCVVRPGRILFEMEGVTEQEAREAMRLASAKIPIKTKFATRFAEEKAV; this comes from the coding sequence ATGTTGATGCCGAAGAAAGTGAAATACCGGAAGCAGCAGCGCGGCCGGATGGCCGGCAAGGCCTGGCGGGGGTCGGACGTGTCGTTCGGCAACTACGGGCTGAAGGCGCTCGAGCCGTGCTGGCTGACGGATCGCCAGATCGAGGCGGCGCGCGTCGCGATGACCCGCTTCATCAAGCGCGGCGGCAAGATCTGGGTGCGCGTGTTCCCGGACAAGCCGATCACCAAGAAGCCGCAGGAAACCCGCATGGGCAAGGGCAAGGGCGCGCCTGAGCAGTGGGTCTGCGTCGTTCGCCCCGGTCGAATCCTCTTCGAGATGGAGGGGGTCACCGAGCAGGAGGCGCGCGAGGCCATGCGGCTGGCGTCCGCGAAGATCCCGATCAAGACCAAGTTCGCGACGCGGTTCGCAGAGGAGAAGGCGGTATGA
- the rpmC gene encoding 50S ribosomal protein L29, which translates to MKIGEFRDLGADELRQREKEFDDQLFRLRIQKSMGQLEAAAKLKTLRRDRARVKTVLREKESV; encoded by the coding sequence ATGAAGATCGGCGAGTTCCGCGATCTGGGAGCCGACGAGCTGAGGCAGCGCGAGAAGGAATTCGACGACCAGCTGTTCCGGCTGCGGATTCAGAAATCGATGGGGCAACTCGAGGCCGCAGCCAAGCTGAAGACGCTGCGCCGCGATCGCGCCCGCGTCAAGACGGTGCTGCGCGAGAAGGAGTCGGTGTAG
- the rpsQ gene encoding 30S ribosomal protein S17, whose product MGAKASVTGVVVSDKMDKTVKVAIERKVRDPLYGKTQKRTSTFLAHDEKNEAKVGDRVAIVESRPLSARKRWVVTSIVEKAKEI is encoded by the coding sequence ATGGGTGCGAAGGCTAGCGTCACGGGCGTCGTGGTCAGCGACAAGATGGACAAGACCGTCAAGGTCGCGATCGAGCGCAAGGTGCGCGACCCGCTCTACGGCAAGACACAGAAGCGGACCTCGACCTTCCTCGCGCACGACGAGAAGAACGAGGCCAAGGTCGGCGACCGGGTGGCGATCGTCGAGAGCCGTCCGCTCAGCGCGCGCAAGCGCTGGGTGGTGACCTCGATCGTCGAGAAGGCGAAGGAGATCTAG
- the rplN gene encoding 50S ribosomal protein L14: protein MIQMRSILDVADNSGARKIAVINPIGGSTGRYARLGDIVTASVKEATPESNVKKGSVVKAVIVRTAKEQRRKDGSYIRFDRNAAVLINDQKEPIGTRVFGPVARELRDRKFMKIVSLAPEVL from the coding sequence ATGATCCAGATGCGATCGATCCTCGACGTCGCCGACAATTCCGGCGCGCGGAAGATTGCGGTGATCAACCCGATCGGCGGCTCGACCGGCCGCTACGCGCGGCTCGGCGATATCGTCACCGCCTCGGTGAAGGAGGCGACGCCTGAGTCGAACGTCAAGAAGGGGAGCGTGGTCAAGGCCGTGATCGTACGCACGGCCAAGGAGCAGCGCCGCAAGGACGGCAGCTACATCCGATTCGACCGCAACGCCGCCGTGCTGATCAACGACCAGAAGGAGCCGATCGGGACCCGCGTCTTCGGCCCGGTGGCCCGCGAACTGCGGGATCGGAAGTTCATGAAGATCGTCTCGCTCGCGCCGGAGGTCCTCTAG
- the rplX gene encoding 50S ribosomal protein L24, which translates to MSRLQTPVRKNDNVLVTTGKDRGKRGRVLKVLPLKNRVVVEGVNIIKRHTKPNPGRQIKGGVIEREAPVHASNVQVVCPECGKATRIGRKILGDGRKVRICRKCEGVVDK; encoded by the coding sequence ATGTCGCGACTGCAAACACCCGTCAGGAAGAACGATAACGTCCTGGTGACGACCGGCAAGGACCGCGGTAAACGCGGCCGCGTGCTGAAGGTCCTGCCGCTCAAGAACCGCGTCGTCGTCGAAGGCGTCAACATCATCAAGCGTCACACCAAGCCCAACCCGGGTCGCCAGATCAAGGGCGGGGTGATCGAGCGTGAGGCGCCGGTGCACGCGAGCAACGTGCAGGTCGTCTGCCCCGAGTGCGGCAAGGCGACGCGCATCGGCCGCAAGATCCTCGGCGACGGCCGCAAGGTCCGCATCTGCCGTAAGTGCGAGGGAGTCGTAGACAAATGA
- the rplE gene encoding 50S ribosomal protein L5 — translation MSRLKERYASDVVPALKKEFGYTNVMAIPKIEKVVVNMGLGEATQNAKIIDTGTDEVTKITGQKPVVTRAKKSIAQFKVRKGQPIGTMVTLRGERMWEFLDRLISVALPRVRDFRGVSARGFDGRGNYTLGLKDQLLFPEIDYMKVDKARGMNISVITTAKTDEESRKLLQLLGMPFRAN, via the coding sequence ATGAGCCGCCTGAAAGAGCGATACGCGAGCGACGTCGTACCGGCGCTCAAGAAGGAGTTCGGCTACACGAACGTGATGGCGATCCCCAAGATCGAGAAGGTGGTCGTCAACATGGGCCTCGGCGAGGCCACGCAGAACGCCAAGATCATCGACACCGGCACTGACGAGGTGACCAAGATCACCGGCCAGAAGCCGGTGGTGACGCGCGCCAAGAAATCGATTGCGCAGTTCAAGGTCCGCAAGGGCCAGCCGATCGGCACGATGGTCACGCTGCGCGGCGAGCGGATGTGGGAATTCCTCGACCGTCTGATCTCGGTGGCGCTGCCGCGCGTGCGCGACTTCCGCGGCGTGTCGGCGCGCGGCTTCGACGGCCGCGGCAACTACACGCTCGGTCTCAAGGATCAGCTGCTGTTCCCGGAAATCGACTACATGAAGGTCGACAAGGCGCGCGGCATGAACATCTCGGTCATTACGACGGCGAAGACCGACGAGGAGTCGCGCAAGCTGCTGCAGCTTCTCGGCATGCCGTTCAGAGCGAACTAA
- a CDS encoding type Z 30S ribosomal protein S14 translates to MATTAKIAKESKSPKFKVRLRNRCRRCGRPRAYLRKFALCRLCFRKLALEGDIAGVTKSSW, encoded by the coding sequence ATGGCTACTACCGCAAAGATCGCCAAAGAGTCGAAGTCGCCGAAATTCAAGGTCCGGCTGCGCAACCGCTGTCGCCGCTGCGGCCGCCCGCGCGCCTATCTGCGCAAGTTCGCCCTGTGCCGCCTCTGCTTCCGCAAGCTCGCGCTGGAGGGAGACATTGCCGGCGTGACGAAGAGCAGCTGGTAA
- the rpsH gene encoding 30S ribosomal protein S8, which translates to MFMTDPIADMLARIRNATQSRHPRVDMPLSRLKVEIAKILESEGYIQGLKVNEPKEGEPQGSLRLFLKYGPRGERVITGIQRVSRPGRRVYTARDEVPEVLAGLGTSILTTSRGVMTGKAAIKAGVGGEVLCNVW; encoded by the coding sequence ATTTTTATGACTGACCCGATCGCAGACATGCTCGCCCGCATCCGGAACGCGACTCAGTCGCGTCATCCGCGTGTCGATATGCCGCTCTCGCGCCTCAAGGTCGAGATCGCGAAGATCCTCGAGAGCGAAGGCTACATCCAGGGCCTCAAGGTGAACGAGCCCAAGGAGGGCGAGCCGCAAGGATCGTTGCGCCTCTTCCTCAAGTACGGGCCGCGCGGCGAGCGCGTCATCACCGGGATCCAGCGGGTCAGCCGCCCCGGCCGCCGCGTCTACACCGCCCGCGACGAAGTACCGGAAGTACTGGCCGGCCTCGGCACGTCGATCCTGACCACCTCGCGCGGCGTGATGACCGGCAAGGCCGCGATCAAGGCGGGTGTCGGCGGCGAGGTGCTCTGCAATGTCTGGTAA